The genomic region TCCGAGCCGCCCGCCGATCCGGCCACCCGGGCCCGGGACATCTGCCTGCGTCTACTCACCGGCACACCGCGCACCCGCAAGCAACTCGCCGACGCCCTGCGCAAGCGGGAGATCCCGGACGAGGTCGCCGAGGAGGTGCTCTCCCGTTTCGAGGAGGTCGGCCTGATCGACGACGCCGCCTTCGCCGCCGCCTGGGTGGAGTCCCGGCACGCCGGGCGCGGCCTGGCCCGTCGGGCGCTGGCCCAGGAGCTGCGCACCCGGGGGGTGGACGGCACCCTGGTCGAGGAGGCCGTGGCCCAGCTCGACCCGGACGAGGAGGCCGCCACCGCGCGCACTCTGGTGGACCGCAAGCTGCGGGCCACCACCGGCCTGGAGCGGCAGGCCCGGCTGCGCCGGCTGGTGGGCATGCTGGCCCGCCGCGGCTACCCCGAGGGTCTCGCCTTCCGGGTGGTGCGCGAGGCGCTGGACGCCGAGGGCGAGAGCACCGAGGAGTTGGAGGACTGGTCGCTCGGCTCGGAGTGACGCCCGGTCGGCTTCTGACCGTACGTCAGTCGGGCGGCCGTCGGTGAGGCGGTGCGTCAGGCCGACTGCTCGGCGCCCGCCAGTGGCGCCGGCCCGCCGCGGGCGCGGTCGGCCAGGGCCTGGAGGTCCTCGGCCCGGGCGCCCTGGGTGACCCCGACCAGGTGGCCGTCCGGGCGGATCAGCAGCACGGTGTGCGGGCCGGCCCCCGGGTACTCCTCGGTGACCAGCACCTCGGCCGGCACCGGGAGCGCCGCCGCCACCTCCGCCAGCCGGGGCATCAACCCGGCGCCCATCCACCGCTCGGCCGACCAGACCGCCGTCCCCGGTGCCACCAGCAGCAACAGGAAGGTGGCGCCGAGTCGGGCGTAGAGCTGGTCCGGCACCCCCTCGGTGGTGACCACCGAGACATCCGGCACCAGCACCCCGGGGGCGGTGGCGGGCAGGCTCTCGGTCAGTGCCGTCCCGCGCCCGGGCCCACGCTGGGCGGGTACCCCGGAGGGCGCTGCCGGGTAGGCCGGTGCACCGCCGAACCGCCCGGTGCCGAGCAGCCCGTCGGCGAGCAGCGGCGCGTGCTTGCGGAAGGAGCCGGTGAGCAGCGAGCGCCTGGTCTGCTGCCAGCCGCGCAGCGGTCGCAGCAGCGGCATCGTCTGGTCCACCGCGCGCAGCCGGGCACCGACCGCTCCGCGCCGCTCCGCCTCGTAGCCGTCCAGCAGCGAGCCGCCCGGTTGCGGACCGCCCGCGTGCAGGTGCCAGGCGACGGCGAGCCGCCAGGCCAGGTTGTCCACGTCGCGCAGCCCGTCCGCCAGGTTCTGCATGCCGAGCGCCCCGTGCAGGTGGGCGGCGTCCCCGGCGAGGAAGCAGCGGCCGTTGCGGAAGCGGGCGGCCAGCCGCTGCTGGGCGGTGTGGTCGGCGGCCGCCAGCAGCTCGTAGCGCGGCAGTTGGCCGCACCAGCCGGTCAGGGTGGATTTCACCCGGGTGAGCAGGGTGTCTCCGGTGACCAGGCCCGGCCAGGTGGCGTGCGGGTCGACCGGTTCGCTGGGTGCGGGACGTCCCGGCGGCAGTCGCCAGTCCAGTCGCCACAGCCCGTCCGGCAGCGGCCGGGCCGAGGCCTCGCGGTCCCCGCGCCACGGCGGTTCGCGGTGCAGCCGGGCCTCGCCGGGAAACGGCAGGTCGACCCGGACGGTGGCGATCGCGTGCCGGTCCACGGCCGGCCGCCCGGGGAACCGGATCCCCAGTAGCTTGCGCACCGAGGAGCGCGCGCCGTCGCAGCCCACCAGCTGGCTGGCCCGCCACCAGGTGTCGGACCCGTCCTGCGGGTGCCGGCTGCGCACGCTGACCCCGTCCCGGTCCTGGTCGATCTCCTCGACCCGGGCGTGCGGCACCAGTTGGACCAACGGTGTGGCGGTGGCCGCGTCCCGCAGCCCGCGCTGCAGCCGGTGCTGCGGCAGGTGGAGCACCGGATGGTCGGTCAGGTCGAGGTTCAGCACCTCCTGGCGGCGCCGCCAGACGGTCAGCCGGTCCCAGCGCGCGGCGTCCGAGGCGGCCCGCAGGTAGCCCAGCCGCTCCAGGAAGGCGGTGCTCTCCGCGCCGAGCACAGCACTGCGCGGTCCCTCGGGGCAGACCCCGTTGCCCTGGTCCAGGACGATGCTCGGCACCTCGTGCCGGGCCAGCGCCAGGGCCATCGCGAGCCCGACCGGCCCGGCCCCGACCACGATCACCGGGTCCACGAACGGCCCCCACAGCATGCGTCAGCGGGCATCGACAGGTGGCTCGAGGGGCGGGCGGCGGTGCAGGTCCCGGGTGGTGTCACGAAGAGCAATGCAACAGATCACCTGGGTGTCCGTCAAGCAGCGGCCGGTGTGCGCCGGTTCGAGCCGCGGCGCCCACGCGACTCGATCCAGCGGGCGAGCGCGGTCAGCGCGAGGCAGAGGAGGATGTAGATCGGTGCGATCACCAGGACCACGGGGATGTAGGGGTAGCCGTGCGGGGTGCTGGTCGTGTTGGCGATCAGCTTTCCGATGTAGAGCAGCTCGGTGTAGGTAATCAGGAAGCCCAGCGAGGTGTCCTTGAGGGTGACCACCAACTGGCCGATCATGGCCGGCAGCATCGAGCGGACCGCTTGCGGCACCAGGATGGTCATCATCACCTGGCTCTTGCGCAGCCCCAGCGCGTAGGCCGCCTCGCGCTGCCCGCGCGGTACCGCCTCGATGCCGCTGCGGATGATCTCGGCCTGCACCGCGCCGTTGTACAGGGTCAGCCCGAGCACCAGCGCGTAGAGCGGCTGGTCGCTGAAGACCGCCTGGTAGAGCGCGAAGATCATGATCAGCAGGGGCATCGCCCGGAAGAACTCGATCACCGAGCCGGCCGCCCAACGCAGCGGCTTGTGGTCGGAGAGCCGGCCGGTGGCCAGCAGGGTGCCGAGCAGCAGCGAGAAGCCGGCGGCCAGCCCGAAGGCGGTCAGGGTGTCCCGCACCCCGTCCAGGATCCGCTGCTGCACGGCGGTGTACTCGAACGGGGACCACATCGCCGCGTCGAACTGTCCGTTCGAGGCCAGCTGGTCGTAGACGTACCAGAGCAGCCCCGCGATGGCGACCAGCGAGAGTGCGCCGAACAGCCGGTACCGGGCCCGGGTGCGCGGACCGGGAACCTCGTAGAGAACGCTCGCTGCCCTGCTGCTCATGCGGCCACCGCCAGCTTGCGCTCCAGCGTGCGGAAGGCCAGCCCCACGGCCGCGCTGATGCACAGGTAGGCGAGCGCGATCCAGAAGAAGATGGCGAAGATGGCGTAACCCCGTTCGGAGAGCGTCTGCTGCAGGCTGAGGAGCTCGGCGACGTTGAAGGCGCCGGCGATCGCCGAGTTCCTGGGCAGCGCGATGAAGACGCTGCTCATCGGGCCGAGTACGGCGCGTCCGGCCTGCGGCAGCACGATCAGGGTCAGGGTCTGACTGAACGTCATCCCCAGGCTGCGGGCGGCCTCGGCCTGACCGATCGGGATGGTGTTGATCCCCGCACGCAGGACCTCGCAGACGAAGCTGGCGGTGTAGCAGCCCAGTGCCACCGCCGCGCACAGGAATGCCGGCAGGTGCACGTCCACCCGGGGCAGGCCGAAGGTGACCGCGAAGAAGAGCAGGGTGAGCGGGGTGTTGCGGAAGACTCCGATCCACACGGTCCCGAAGGCCCGCAGCACCGGCACCGGGGAGACCCGGCAGGCCGCCAGCAGGGTGCCGAGGACGATGGCGAGCAGCGCGCTCGCCGCGCTCAACTCGATGGTCTGGACGAACGCGTGCCAGAACAACGAGAAGTTGTGATCCTCGAACAATATGCCCATGCCGGCGGCCTTCCCCTAACTCGCTCGTGACGTCCGGTCAGTACCGCTCGAGAGCCGGCGGCTGCGGGGCGGCGGAGCCGGACTTGGCGAGGGTGGCGTCGAACGCCTTCTTCCAGTCGCCGTTGTCCTCGTGGGCCTTGAGCGCGTCGTCGATCGCGTCGCGCAGCACCTTGTCGTCCTTGTTCAGGCCGACGCCGTACTTCTCGGTGGAGAAGGGCTTGCCGACCACCTTGAGCTGGCCCTCGTTCTTGGCCGCGTAGCCCATCAGGATGGCGTCGTCGGTGGTGACCGCGTCGACCTCCTTGTTGAGCAGCTTGTCGACACACTGCGAGTAGGTGTCGAAGGCGGTGACGGTGGCGCCGTAGGTCTTGATCCTGTCGATCGAGGTGGAGCCGGTGGCCGTGCAGACGTTCTTGCCCTTGGTGGCGTCGGGCCCGGTGATGTCGCTGTTGTCCTTGCGGACCAGCAGGTCCTGACCGGCGATGTAGTACGGGCCGGCGAAGGACACCTGGGCCTTGCGCTTGTCGTTGATGCTGTAGGTGCCGACGTAGTAGTCGATCTGACCGCCCGACAGCGCGGTCTCGCGGTTGGCCGAGGCGATGGTCTTCCACTCGATCTGGCTCTCCGAGAAGCCCAGGTCGGCGGCGACCATCTTGGCGACCTCGATGTCGAAGCCGTTGCGGGTGTTGGTGGTCACGTCCTCGAAACCGAGGAACGGCTGGTCGGCCTTGGCACCGATGACCAGCTTGCCGCGCTTCTTCGCGGCCGCGATGGTCGGCGAACCGTCCAGCTTCGCGTCCGTCTTCACCGGGTAGGCGGCGGCCTTCACGGAGCTGTCCGTGCTCGCGGACGGCGAGCCGCTCTTGCCGCAGGCGGCGGTCGCGGCCAGGGCCAGCACGGCCAGGGCAGCGGCAGAGGTACGGCGGTTGAGCATGACGGGGAATCTCCTAGCGACTTCGGTGCCTGGCGGCGTCAGTGGTGGAGGATCTTGGAGAGGAAGTCCTGGGCGCGCTCACTGCGCGGGTTCGTGAAGAACTCCTCGGGTGTGTTCTGCTCGACGATCTTCCCGTCGGCCAGGAAGAGCACCCGGTTCGCGGCGGAGCGGGCGAAGCCCATCTCGTGGGTGACCACGACCATGGTCATGCCCTCGGCGGCGAGGCCGCGCATCACGTCCAGCACCTCGTTGATCATTTCCGGGTCCAGCGCCGAGGTCGGCTCGTCGAAGAGCAGCACCTTGGGGTCCATGGCCAGCGCGCGGGCGATCGCCACCCGCTGCTGCTGACCGCCGGAGAGCTGGGCCGGGTACTTGTCCGCGTGGGCGGCGACGCCGACCCGGTCCAGCAGGGCGCGCGCCTTGGCCTCGGCCTCGGGCCGCGCGGTGCGGCGCACCTTGACCTGGCCGAGAACCACGTTCTCCAGCACGGTCTTGTGCGCGAAGAGGTTGAAGGACTGGAAGACCATGCCGACCTCGGCCCGCAGCTTGGCCAGTTCGCGGCCCTCGGCGGGCAGTGGCTCGCCGTCGACCGTGATGGAGCCGGTGTCGATGGTCTCCAGCCGGTTGATGGTGCGGCAGAGCGTCGACTTGCCCGAGCCCGAGGGGCCGATCAGCACCACGACCTCGCCCTGGTGGATCGTCAGGTCGATGTCCTGGAGCACATGGTGGCTGCCGAAGGACTTGTTGACCCCGGCCAGCACCACCAGCGGGGTCGCCGGACGGTCCGTAGTCGTCTCGGTCATGGCGCCCCTGCCCTCTGGAGTTCGTCGGGGCGAAGCGACTCCCCCCGATGTTCGACGTGCGATGCACCGGGGGCTGTGGCCGGCGGAGCACGCAGCCCCCGGTGAAATTTGACCCTAGGTTGGTTGATCGGGTGTCGTCAGTGCATCTGAGCAGAACTTGAGCATCACGAAAGGGCCACGTGCCCGCCACGGTCCCGGTCGGGGCTGGCCCGGGCGCCCCGGCGTGGGGGAGGATGGCCGCTTCGTCGGCAGCCTGCGGCTACCGGCCGGTTACCCAGTAGGAAGGTGTGGGATGCGGCTGCTCCTCGTCGAGGACGACGACCGGGTCGCGGCGGCGCTGGTCGCCGTGCTGAGCCGGCACGGCTTCCAGGTGCGGCACGCGCGCAGCGGGCACGAGGCGTTGGACGCCCTGGTGCCGGACGGCAACGACCCCTACCGGGTGGTGCTGCTCGACCTCGGACTGCCCGACCGGGACGGCTTCGAGGTGTGCAGCCGGATCCGGGCCGGCAGCGGGGTCCCGGTGATCATGGTGACCGCGCGGGCCGACATCCGTTCCCGGATCCACGGCCTGAACCTGGGCGCCGACGACTACATCACCAAGCCCTACGACATGGGCGAGCTGCTCGCCCGGATCCACGCGGTGGCCCGGCGCTTCCAGCCCGCCCCGGCCGGCCCGCCGGCCGGCGGCCCCGAGACGCCCGCCGGACCGGGCTCGCTGGAGTCCTGGGGGATCAGCATCGACCGCGAGCGCCGCCGGGTCAGCGTGGACGGACGCGATGTGCCGCTCACCCGCAAGGAGTTCGACCTGCTCGCGCTGCTCGCCCAGAGCCCGGGCGTGGTCTACCGGCGCGAGCAGATCTTCAGCGAGGTCTGGCGCAGCGGCTGGGAGGGCAACGGCCGCACCCTCGAGGTGCACATCGGCTCGCTGCGCACCAAACTCGCGCTGCCCGGCCTGGTCGAGGCGGTGCGCGGGGTCGGCTACCGGCTGATCCCGCAGTCGCCCGCACCGGAGCCGACCTCAGAGAGCGCTCCCTAGGCATGCGCACCCGCCTGCTCGGCATCCTGCTGGCCCTGATCGCCTGCGTGCTGGCCGCCCTCGGCGTGCCCCTGGCCGCCTCGATGGCCTCGACCGAGCAGATCAGCGTGGTGGTCGACCGGATGGACGACGTGGCCCGGTTCGCCCAGGAACTGCCCACCCAGGGGCTGCCCGAGCGCGGCGCGGCCGGCTCCTCGCCGGGCGTTCCGACCAGCCCCGAGACCTCGCAACTGAGCGCGCTGCGCGCCGAGGCGACCCGCTACGAGGAGCTGTACGGCGTACGGACCGGCTTCTTCCTGGCCGACGGCCGACCCCTGGCCGTGGCGCCCGCCGACTGGAAGCTGCCGACCACCGGCGCCGGGGCGCAGGCCGTCCAGGAGGCCAGGGACGGGCGGCGCAGCCGCAACCCGCCACGGGTCTGGCCCTGGACCCCCGACCGCACCCTGGTCATCGCCTCCCCGGTGGTCCGCGACGGCGATGTGGTGGCCCTGGTGGTCACCGAGTCGCCGACCGGCCCGCTGCGCGCACGGATCCTGCACCGCTGGCTCTGGCTGGGCGCCGGCGAGGCGGTCGCGATGATCGCCGCCGTGCTGCTCGCGGTCCGGCTCACCGAGTGGGTGCTGCGTCCGGTGCGCACCCTGGACCGGGCCACCCACGACATCGCCACCGGTCGGATGAACGCCCGGGTGGCCGCGGTCGGCGGCCCGCCCGAACTGCGCCGACTGGCCACCTCGTTCAACGAGATGGCCGACCACGTGGTGATCGCCCTGGACCAGCAGCGGGCCTTCGTCGCCGACGCCTCGCACCAGCTGCGCAACCCGCTGGCCGCGCTGATGCTGCGGGTCGAACTGCTCGGCCTGGAGCTGCCCGAGGGCCACGAGATCGAGCTCTCCCAGGTCCGCGAGGAGGGCAGCCGGCTGGCCCGGGTGCTGGACGACCTGCTGGGACTGGCCACCGCCGAGGGCGGACGGCCGCAGCCGGAGGCGGTCGACCTGACCGCGCTGGTGCTGGCCCGGGTGGACGCCTGGCATCCGGTGGCCGATCAGCGCGGCATCCGGCTGGGCTGCGGGACGCCGCCGCCGGCCCGCGCCTGGACCGACCCGATCGGCTTCGGCAGCGCGCTGGACGCGGTACTGGACAACGCCCTCAAGTTCAGCCCGCCGGGCGGCCGGGTGGCCGTCACGGTGCAGCTGCGGCGGGAGGAGGTGGCGGTCACCGTGGCCGACGACGGGCCCGGGCTGACCGAGGAGGAGCTGGCCCGTGCCGGCGACCGGTTCTGGCGCAGCCCCCGGCACCAGAACGTGGACGGTTCGGGCCTGGGCCTGTCCATCGCCCGCACCCTGCTGCTGGCCGGCGGCGGCTCGCTGGACTTCGCGGCGGCCCAGCCGAACGGCCTGGCGGTCACCCTGAGCGCACCGCGCGAGCAGCGCCGCTGAACCGGCCTCGGCCCGTCAGGGTCTGACCGAGCGTCAGCACTCGGTCAGGGCTTGACCGAGCGGTAGTAGCGGCGCGCGCCCTCGTGCAGCGGCAGCGGGTCGGTGTAGACGGCCGTCCGCAGGTCCACCAGCTGGGCGGAGTGCACCTGGCCGCCGATCCAGTCGCGGCTGTCGATCACCGCCCTGGTCAGCCGCTCGACCAGCCGCGGGTCCAGGTCCTCGCGGGTGATCAGCAGGTTCGGCACCGCCATGGTGAGCACCGCCGGGTTCCTCGGGTAGATCCCGGCCGGCAGCACCGCGGTGCGGTAGGCGGCGGAGTCGGCGAACTGGCTGTGCAGCGCGTCGGTCAGGTCGCCCAGCGGCACGATCCGGATCGGCATGGTGCCGGCCAGGTCGGTCAGCGCCGAGGTCGGCAGCCCGCCGGACCAGAAGAACGCGTCCAGCTTCCCGGCGGCCAGCTGCTGGGCCTCGTCGCCGACCCCGAGCAGGGCGGGCTGGATCCCGTGGTCCGGGTCGATCCCGGCGGCCGTGAGCAGCCGGCGGGTCACCAGGTTGACCCCGGACTTGCTCTGGCCGACGCCCACCCTCAGGGTGCGCAGGTCCGCGACCTTCTGGATCTTGGAGTCCACCGGGACCACCAGCTGCAGGTAGTCGTCGTAGAGCCGGGCGATCGCGCGCAGCCGGTCGTCGCCCTGGCGCTGGGCCTGGTAGTCGGCCACGGCGTCGGCGGTGGCTATCGCGAAGTCGTCCCGCCCGGACGCCACCCGCTCCAGGTTGTCCACCGAGCCCTGGGAGCGGTCCAGCCGCAGTTCCACCCCGGGCAGCGCGGTGCGCAGGTACTGCTGCAGCATCGTGCCGTACCTGTCGTAGACGCCGTTGGGCACTCCGGTGGCGAAGCCGTCGACGCCCCTGGGGTAGGAGTCGGTGCCGCCGCTGGTCAGCCACCAGCCGGCCAGCAGGCCGGCCACCAGCAGCAGCGCGGCCAGGGCGGGCCACAGGCGGTGCAGGCTGGTCCTGGTCATGCGGGGGATCCTGCCAGGCCACGGCCCCCGGCGGGAGGGCGGGCGGCAAACCGTTGCCGGACGGCAAGCCGGCTGCCCTTACCCTTGCTGCTGTGGGTATGGGAGAGAGCTTGCGAACTTACAAGGTCGTCACGCACGGCTGTCAGATGAACGTCCACGACTCGGAGCGCCTCGCGGGGCTGCTGGAGGACGCCGGATACGTGAAGGCCGACCAGGTCGGGGACCCGGACCTGGTGGTCTTCAACACCTGCGCGGTGCGCGAGAACGCCGACAACAAGCTGTACGGCAACCTCGGGCAGCTCGCCCCGGCCAAGACCCGCCACAAGGACATGCAGATCGCCGTCGGCGGCTGCCTGGCCCAGAAGGACCGCGACACCATCGTGCGCAAGGCGCCCTGGGTCGACGTGGTCTTCGGCACCCACAACATCGGTCACCTGCCGGCGCTGCTGGAGCGGGCCCGGGTCGAGCAGCAGGCCCAGGTGGAGATCCTGGAGTCGCTGGAGACCTTCCCCTCGACGCTGCCCACCCGCCGCGAGTCGGCCTACGCCGCCTGGGTGGCGATCTCGGTCGGCTGCAACAACACCTGCACCTTCTGCATCGTCCCGGCGCTGCGCGGCAAGGAGGAGGACCGCCGCCCCGGCGACGTGCTCGCCGAGGTCGAGGCGCTGGTCGGCGAGGGCGTCATCGAGGTGACCCTGCTCGGCCAGAACGTCAACGCTTACGGCTCCGACCTGGGCGACCGCGAGGCCTTCTCCAAGCTGCTGCGGGCCTGCGGCCAGATCGAGGGCTTGGAGCGGGTCCGCTTCACCTCCCCGCACCCGCGCGACTTCACCGACGACGTGATCGCCGCGATGGCCGAGACCCCGAACGTGATGCACCAGCTGCACATGCCGCTGCAGTCCGGCTCGGACACCGTGCTGCGCGCGATGAAGCGCTCGTACCGCCAGGAGCGGTTCCTCGGGATCATCAACAAGGTCCGCGAGGCGATGCCGGACGCCGCCATCTCCACCGACATCATCGTGGGCTTCCCCGGCGAGACCGACGAGGACTTCGAGCAGACCCTGCACGTGGTCCGGGAGGCGCGGTTCACCAACGCCTTCACCTTCCAGTACTCCAAGCGGCCCGGCACCCCGGCGGCCGAGATGGACCAGCAGGTCCCCAAGGCCGTGGTGCAGGAGCGCTACGACCGGCTGATCGCCCTCCAGGAGGAGATCTCCTGGGCGGAGAACAAGAAGCAGGTCGGCCGCACCCTGGAGATCCTGGTCGCCGAGGGCGAGGGCAAGAAGGACAGCCGGACCGACCGGCTCTCCGGCCGCGCGCCCGACAACCGGCTGGTCCACTTCGACCCGAGCTTGCGAGGGCCGAACGACCAGCACAGCACCCGCCCGAGCGAGCCGGTCCGGCCGGGCGACGTGGTGACCGTCGAGATCACCTACGCCGCCCCGCACCACCTGCTCGCCGAAGGCCCGATGCTCGGCGTGCGGCGCACCCGGGCCGGCGACGCCTGGGAGAAGCGCAACGCAGCCCCGGCGCCGAAGCCCGCCGGAGTGATGCTCGGGCTGCCGACCATCGGCGCCCCCGCCCCGCAGAGTGCCGCGCCCAGCAACGGTTGCGGCTGCGACTGACCAGGGCGGTTCGGGGCGGCGGCTAGAGTGATCCACATGCTGGTCGCCGCCGCCGTCTGCCCCTGTCCGCCACTGCTGGTCCCCGAGGTCGCCTCGGGGGCGGCCGCCGAACTGGACGGGTTGCGGGCGGCCTGTGCGGCTGCGGTCGGCGAGCTGCTGGCCGCCGGTCCCGAGCTGCTGGTGCTGGTCGGCGACGGCCCGCAGGCCGAGGTCTGGACCGAGGGCGGCCTCGGCTCCTTCCAGCGCTTCGGTGTGCCCCGAGCCGTCCGGCTGCCGTCC from Kitasatospora azatica KCTC 9699 harbors:
- a CDS encoding glutamate ABC transporter substrate-binding protein, producing MLNRRTSAAALAVLALAATAACGKSGSPSASTDSSVKAAAYPVKTDAKLDGSPTIAAAKKRGKLVIGAKADQPFLGFEDVTTNTRNGFDIEVAKMVAADLGFSESQIEWKTIASANRETALSGGQIDYYVGTYSINDKRKAQVSFAGPYYIAGQDLLVRKDNSDITGPDATKGKNVCTATGSTSIDRIKTYGATVTAFDTYSQCVDKLLNKEVDAVTTDDAILMGYAAKNEGQLKVVGKPFSTEKYGVGLNKDDKVLRDAIDDALKAHEDNGDWKKAFDATLAKSGSAAPQPPALERY
- the miaB gene encoding tRNA (N6-isopentenyl adenosine(37)-C2)-methylthiotransferase MiaB — translated: MGESLRTYKVVTHGCQMNVHDSERLAGLLEDAGYVKADQVGDPDLVVFNTCAVRENADNKLYGNLGQLAPAKTRHKDMQIAVGGCLAQKDRDTIVRKAPWVDVVFGTHNIGHLPALLERARVEQQAQVEILESLETFPSTLPTRRESAYAAWVAISVGCNNTCTFCIVPALRGKEEDRRPGDVLAEVEALVGEGVIEVTLLGQNVNAYGSDLGDREAFSKLLRACGQIEGLERVRFTSPHPRDFTDDVIAAMAETPNVMHQLHMPLQSGSDTVLRAMKRSYRQERFLGIINKVREAMPDAAISTDIIVGFPGETDEDFEQTLHVVREARFTNAFTFQYSKRPGTPAAEMDQQVPKAVVQERYDRLIALQEEISWAENKKQVGRTLEILVAEGEGKKDSRTDRLSGRAPDNRLVHFDPSLRGPNDQHSTRPSEPVRPGDVVTVEITYAAPHHLLAEGPMLGVRRTRAGDAWEKRNAAPAPKPAGVMLGLPTIGAPAPQSAAPSNGCGCD
- a CDS encoding amino acid ABC transporter permease, with translation MGILFEDHNFSLFWHAFVQTIELSAASALLAIVLGTLLAACRVSPVPVLRAFGTVWIGVFRNTPLTLLFFAVTFGLPRVDVHLPAFLCAAVALGCYTASFVCEVLRAGINTIPIGQAEAARSLGMTFSQTLTLIVLPQAGRAVLGPMSSVFIALPRNSAIAGAFNVAELLSLQQTLSERGYAIFAIFFWIALAYLCISAAVGLAFRTLERKLAVAA
- a CDS encoding response regulator transcription factor; translation: MRLLLVEDDDRVAAALVAVLSRHGFQVRHARSGHEALDALVPDGNDPYRVVLLDLGLPDRDGFEVCSRIRAGSGVPVIMVTARADIRSRIHGLNLGADDYITKPYDMGELLARIHAVARRFQPAPAGPPAGGPETPAGPGSLESWGISIDRERRRVSVDGRDVPLTRKEFDLLALLAQSPGVVYRREQIFSEVWRSGWEGNGRTLEVHIGSLRTKLALPGLVEAVRGVGYRLIPQSPAPEPTSESAP
- a CDS encoding sensor histidine kinase is translated as MRTRLLGILLALIACVLAALGVPLAASMASTEQISVVVDRMDDVARFAQELPTQGLPERGAAGSSPGVPTSPETSQLSALRAEATRYEELYGVRTGFFLADGRPLAVAPADWKLPTTGAGAQAVQEARDGRRSRNPPRVWPWTPDRTLVIASPVVRDGDVVALVVTESPTGPLRARILHRWLWLGAGEAVAMIAAVLLAVRLTEWVLRPVRTLDRATHDIATGRMNARVAAVGGPPELRRLATSFNEMADHVVIALDQQRAFVADASHQLRNPLAALMLRVELLGLELPEGHEIELSQVREEGSRLARVLDDLLGLATAEGGRPQPEAVDLTALVLARVDAWHPVADQRGIRLGCGTPPPARAWTDPIGFGSALDAVLDNALKFSPPGGRVAVTVQLRREEVAVTVADDGPGLTEEELARAGDRFWRSPRHQNVDGSGLGLSIARTLLLAGGGSLDFAAAQPNGLAVTLSAPREQRR
- a CDS encoding FAD-dependent monooxygenase, producing MLWGPFVDPVIVVGAGPVGLAMALALARHEVPSIVLDQGNGVCPEGPRSAVLGAESTAFLERLGYLRAASDAARWDRLTVWRRRQEVLNLDLTDHPVLHLPQHRLQRGLRDAATATPLVQLVPHARVEEIDQDRDGVSVRSRHPQDGSDTWWRASQLVGCDGARSSVRKLLGIRFPGRPAVDRHAIATVRVDLPFPGEARLHREPPWRGDREASARPLPDGLWRLDWRLPPGRPAPSEPVDPHATWPGLVTGDTLLTRVKSTLTGWCGQLPRYELLAAADHTAQQRLAARFRNGRCFLAGDAAHLHGALGMQNLADGLRDVDNLAWRLAVAWHLHAGGPQPGGSLLDGYEAERRGAVGARLRAVDQTMPLLRPLRGWQQTRRSLLTGSFRKHAPLLADGLLGTGRFGGAPAYPAAPSGVPAQRGPGRGTALTESLPATAPGVLVPDVSVVTTEGVPDQLYARLGATFLLLLVAPGTAVWSAERWMGAGLMPRLAEVAAALPVPAEVLVTEEYPGAGPHTVLLIRPDGHLVGVTQGARAEDLQALADRARGGPAPLAGAEQSA
- a CDS encoding amino acid ABC transporter ATP-binding protein, which gives rise to MTETTTDRPATPLVVLAGVNKSFGSHHVLQDIDLTIHQGEVVVLIGPSGSGKSTLCRTINRLETIDTGSITVDGEPLPAEGRELAKLRAEVGMVFQSFNLFAHKTVLENVVLGQVKVRRTARPEAEAKARALLDRVGVAAHADKYPAQLSGGQQQRVAIARALAMDPKVLLFDEPTSALDPEMINEVLDVMRGLAAEGMTMVVVTHEMGFARSAANRVLFLADGKIVEQNTPEEFFTNPRSERAQDFLSKILHH
- the recX gene encoding recombination regulator RecX, whose amino-acid sequence is MSSSGAGSSGGGERTDWVAEAERELAEASARPRARRSRRSGGEREQRAPRGERRARAAESEPPADPATRARDICLRLLTGTPRTRKQLADALRKREIPDEVAEEVLSRFEEVGLIDDAAFAAAWVESRHAGRGLARRALAQELRTRGVDGTLVEEAVAQLDPDEEAATARTLVDRKLRATTGLERQARLRRLVGMLARRGYPEGLAFRVVREALDAEGESTEELEDWSLGSE
- a CDS encoding TAXI family TRAP transporter solute-binding subunit codes for the protein MTRTSLHRLWPALAALLLVAGLLAGWWLTSGGTDSYPRGVDGFATGVPNGVYDRYGTMLQQYLRTALPGVELRLDRSQGSVDNLERVASGRDDFAIATADAVADYQAQRQGDDRLRAIARLYDDYLQLVVPVDSKIQKVADLRTLRVGVGQSKSGVNLVTRRLLTAAGIDPDHGIQPALLGVGDEAQQLAAGKLDAFFWSGGLPTSALTDLAGTMPIRIVPLGDLTDALHSQFADSAAYRTAVLPAGIYPRNPAVLTMAVPNLLITREDLDPRLVERLTRAVIDSRDWIGGQVHSAQLVDLRTAVYTDPLPLHEGARRYYRSVKP
- a CDS encoding amino acid ABC transporter permease, producing MSSRAASVLYEVPGPRTRARYRLFGALSLVAIAGLLWYVYDQLASNGQFDAAMWSPFEYTAVQQRILDGVRDTLTAFGLAAGFSLLLGTLLATGRLSDHKPLRWAAGSVIEFFRAMPLLIMIFALYQAVFSDQPLYALVLGLTLYNGAVQAEIIRSGIEAVPRGQREAAYALGLRKSQVMMTILVPQAVRSMLPAMIGQLVVTLKDTSLGFLITYTELLYIGKLIANTTSTPHGYPYIPVVLVIAPIYILLCLALTALARWIESRGRRGSNRRTPAAA